In Sporosarcina psychrophila, a genomic segment contains:
- a CDS encoding CoA-acylating methylmalonate-semialdehyde dehydrogenase, giving the protein MILTQVEKKTLTNFINGQWVKSTTDKYEEVPNPATGEILAEVPISTLEDLNKAVEAAKTAFAKWKKVAVPQRSRILFKYQQLLIENWESLAKIITIENGKNYAEAYGEVQRGIECVEFAAGAPTLMMGYQLPDIATNIESGMYRYPIGVIGGITPFNFPMMVPCWMFPLAIASGNTFILKPSERTPLLANRLAELLHEAGLPDGVFNIVHGAHEVVNGILNHPDIPAVSFVGSQPVAEYVYKTGTSNGKRVQALAGAKNHTIVMPDADMDLTITNIINAAFGSAGERCMACAVVVAVGDIADELVERLVDESNKLTIGNGLEEGIFLGPVIRNSHKDKTLGYIESGIEEGAKLLRDGREDKSTSEGGYFVGPTIFDNVTQEMKIWKEEIFAPVLSIVRVDTLDEAIELANKSEFANGACLFTDSASAIRKFREEIDAGMLGVNLGVPAPMAFFPFSGYKKSFYGDLHANGRDGIEFYTRKKMLTARH; this is encoded by the coding sequence ATGATTTTAACGCAGGTAGAAAAGAAGACGCTTACAAACTTCATCAATGGACAATGGGTAAAATCAACGACAGATAAATATGAAGAGGTACCAAATCCAGCGACAGGAGAAATATTGGCCGAAGTTCCTATCTCCACACTTGAAGATTTGAATAAAGCGGTAGAGGCGGCGAAAACAGCATTTGCGAAGTGGAAGAAGGTTGCTGTTCCTCAACGGTCAAGGATCTTATTTAAATACCAGCAATTGTTAATAGAGAACTGGGAATCACTAGCGAAAATCATTACGATTGAAAACGGTAAAAACTATGCTGAAGCGTATGGCGAAGTACAGCGCGGGATTGAGTGTGTTGAATTTGCTGCAGGAGCCCCGACGTTAATGATGGGGTATCAGCTTCCTGATATCGCAACGAACATTGAATCGGGTATGTATCGTTATCCAATAGGCGTAATTGGTGGAATTACACCGTTCAACTTTCCGATGATGGTCCCTTGCTGGATGTTCCCACTTGCAATCGCTAGTGGAAATACATTCATCCTAAAACCATCAGAGCGTACGCCACTTTTGGCGAACCGTCTTGCAGAATTATTGCATGAAGCGGGTCTGCCTGACGGTGTTTTCAATATCGTCCATGGTGCGCATGAAGTCGTAAATGGCATTCTCAATCATCCAGATATTCCGGCCGTGTCGTTCGTAGGTTCACAGCCGGTTGCTGAGTATGTGTATAAAACAGGAACTTCAAATGGTAAGCGTGTCCAAGCATTAGCGGGCGCGAAAAACCATACAATCGTTATGCCGGACGCGGATATGGATTTGACGATCACAAATATTATTAACGCAGCTTTCGGATCCGCTGGAGAAAGATGTATGGCTTGTGCGGTTGTCGTTGCAGTTGGTGATATTGCAGATGAACTTGTCGAGAGATTAGTAGACGAGTCGAATAAACTGACGATTGGTAATGGACTAGAAGAAGGGATTTTCCTTGGACCTGTTATTAGGAATTCACATAAAGACAAGACGCTGGGTTACATCGAATCAGGTATTGAGGAAGGCGCCAAACTATTACGGGATGGCCGTGAAGACAAGTCTACTTCCGAAGGCGGTTATTTCGTCGGTCCGACAATTTTTGATAATGTCACTCAGGAAATGAAAATTTGGAAAGAAGAGATTTTTGCTCCTGTGCTATCTATTGTAAGAGTGGATACATTGGATGAAGCAATCGAACTTGCGAATAAATCAGAGTTTGCAAACGGGGCTTGTTTATTTACAGATAGTGCAAGTGCAATCCGGAAGTTTAGAGAAGAAATTGATGCGGGGATGCTTGGTGTGAATCTTGGTGTTCCAGCTCCGATGGCGTTCTTCCCGTTTTCTGGTTATAAAAAATCATTCTATGGTGACTTGCATGCGAATGGTCGCGACGGAATTGAGTTTTACACACGTAAGAAAATGTTGACTGCGCGTCACTAA
- a CDS encoding PucR family transcriptional regulator, whose product MNTLKLTVRDVLSRSSFKHAKVVAGKEGLDRQVKWSHVLEVKEFDALINGGEMILTTGVGLQLDLPSQLMYVSRLIEKDVACICIEVGPYFKLIPPEIIELADKHAFPFIVFEKTVKFVDITQDLHTFIINQHHQMLSQLDILSRKFITLSLAPNGILKILQELNQFFRHNILFISDDTKPYYYPSEIKELEITIRVHLERSPSINTGQKFLMLKDQKFAQMPVSGLGQIWGYLFLEVTEQLSDEFPFLILDRAALAIAQILLRNRTIEERKQNNEDEFVRNLLSGRSFEQEDLHAYLPSKSRNTYFRVFIIQMKTFETNLGEEEWEEIKLQRSMMIRSLFKRNGFFPAVASSKSEIVIIASFIAADHLIDETNRFSQIIEHIVNIKDNTFIDGTRCTFGVSTVYKEITDAKKGYKEAEDVLKMRESGITKSYFYEDLGIYRLLLLVENNGYLETYVQDYLSTVFDYDLKMESNLFETLCVYLECGGSKKETADRLFIVRQTLYHRLEKLELLLGEDFMEPSKRLALEGAIMTSRLLGNK is encoded by the coding sequence ATGAATACCTTAAAACTTACTGTCCGCGATGTTCTTTCACGAAGCTCATTCAAACACGCCAAAGTCGTTGCAGGAAAAGAAGGATTGGACCGTCAAGTAAAATGGTCTCATGTATTAGAGGTAAAAGAATTCGATGCCTTAATAAATGGAGGAGAGATGATTCTTACGACAGGCGTTGGCTTACAACTCGATCTTCCAAGCCAGCTAATGTATGTATCGAGGCTGATAGAAAAAGATGTGGCATGTATATGTATAGAAGTAGGACCTTACTTTAAGCTAATTCCACCTGAAATTATTGAACTCGCAGACAAACACGCATTTCCATTCATCGTCTTCGAAAAAACTGTGAAATTTGTCGATATAACTCAAGACCTTCATACATTTATCATTAATCAACATCATCAGATGCTTTCACAACTCGATATCTTATCAAGGAAATTCATTACACTTTCTCTTGCACCCAACGGTATTTTAAAAATCCTACAAGAACTAAATCAATTTTTCCGACATAATATCCTGTTCATTAGTGATGATACGAAGCCTTATTACTATCCGTCTGAGATCAAAGAGTTGGAAATAACCATCCGAGTCCATCTTGAAAGATCCCCATCGATCAATACAGGACAGAAATTCCTCATGCTGAAGGATCAGAAATTTGCACAAATGCCCGTTAGTGGGCTAGGACAAATTTGGGGGTATCTATTCCTCGAGGTGACAGAACAACTGTCGGATGAATTTCCATTTCTCATATTAGACCGCGCTGCACTTGCAATCGCTCAAATTTTGTTACGTAACCGAACAATAGAAGAGCGCAAACAGAATAACGAAGATGAATTCGTTCGGAATTTATTGAGCGGCAGATCCTTTGAACAGGAAGACCTTCATGCCTATTTGCCCTCCAAAAGCCGCAATACATACTTCAGAGTGTTCATCATACAAATGAAGACATTCGAAACGAATCTTGGTGAAGAAGAATGGGAAGAGATTAAACTGCAACGCTCGATGATGATACGGTCACTCTTTAAACGTAATGGGTTCTTCCCCGCAGTTGCATCCAGCAAAAGTGAGATTGTCATCATTGCATCCTTCATCGCTGCAGATCACTTGATAGATGAGACTAATCGTTTTTCTCAAATTATTGAACATATTGTTAACATAAAAGACAACACTTTCATTGACGGAACCAGATGTACATTTGGAGTAAGTACAGTCTACAAAGAAATTACGGATGCAAAAAAAGGATACAAAGAAGCTGAAGATGTTTTAAAAATGCGCGAGTCTGGCATTACAAAATCATATTTCTATGAAGACTTAGGCATTTATAGGCTTCTTCTATTAGTGGAGAACAACGGTTACCTTGAAACATATGTCCAAGATTACTTATCAACAGTTTTCGACTACGATCTGAAGATGGAAAGCAACCTCTTTGAAACACTTTGTGTTTATCTCGAATGCGGTGGATCGAAAAAAGAGACTGCAGACCGTCTTTTCATAGTTAGACAAACACTGTACCACCGTCTTGAAAAGTTGGAATTACTTCTAGGCGAAGACTTTATGGAGCCATCTAAGCGTCTAGCGCTTGAGGGTGCTATCATGACCTCTCGATTGTTAGGTAATAAGTAA